One genomic segment of Anguilla anguilla isolate fAngAng1 chromosome 2, fAngAng1.pri, whole genome shotgun sequence includes these proteins:
- the LOC118220355 gene encoding histone-lysine N-methyltransferase PRDM9-like yields MAMPDSPGMKPNISLLMCQEREGEESVLSPGANSTSDEEWHPATDRPQADVTGLSRREKCLKENRSLPQCPVLEQSEEEPKDQFCDDQFYCEECQSFYLEECETHGPPSFTHDSPTPLGVPQRALLTLPPGLVIGRSSIPGAGLGVFNQGQQVPVGMHFGPFEGEVTNREKAIESSYSWVICRKNNQYEYIDATRDSHSNWMRYVSCAHNEEDQNLVAFQHRGRVLFRCLRPIPPGHELLVWYADEYAQELGIIWDSLWNKKCTSAGSFASTDEPSNVFPCTQCQFSFAAEVYLYKHIKRSHPEEFAKLQGSGPIRPASRVPLCGPIPAPPASSELCTQTSAPDARAALSGAQNGTRRGPLPNDQIHRGEGPHFCARCGKGSVDPEGLRVHECAEKGEGPNCRSQRGRSFSDSESAKERERAEAGERPHRCAECGRSFSRSCHLKRHERTIHVKERPYCCSQCGKCFSQSAGLKRHQQVHAGGRRNHWRADATSEVFPCSHCAFSFTSELLLHKHAKRHHPEERREPPKSESDGAEGDAQKPLPSPEAPPDPARPTPAHRNSRKGRILKRLRASAPAKRQKAERRFGCPRCGKGFADAEALGGHPCETEEGPFHCPECGRSFTRSCNLRRHERTIHTKEKPYCCSQCGKCFSQSAGLKRHQQVHADGRRSHPGADVSAQVFSCSCCSFSFTAERYLYKHRKRYHPLEHLRRTGSVRVAQVGEGPNYCTQCGKSFSCLKSLKAHHCMRVGEKLYLCTECGKSFSWFYGLRQHQRIHTGEKPFGCTQCGKRFVHSGQLNVHMRTHTGEKPFLCTECGESFRQSGDLKRHERKHTGVRPCRCDECGKSFSRPQSLKAHQQLHTGEKLYHCTVCSKSFARSWHLRRHHQKMHSALWPHSLRAQKRPDHMIEEEMQAVEHGFGKWLKPSSPLLICRDGNANGEGQESVPSPGNNSTSDEEWHPSTDRPHAGDSNPIRRETRKHNNHLHRCPLLGCNGNENDAGEKQEQEEEETRNDDHFYCEECQSFYLEECETHGPPSFTHDSPTPLGVPQRALLTLPPGLMVGRSRIPGAGLGVFNQGQLVPVGMHFGPFEGEVTSREKAIESSYSWAICRKKNQYEYVDGTRDSHSNWMRYVNCARNEEEQNLVAFQHRGRVLYRCLRPIHPGQELLVWCADEYSKELGVTWYSLWIKKCTAAAASLEKPSQVLLCTQCEFPSGAERRLQRHPEQARPQADGDPERTEPGERAHSCRECRESFVSPCELRRHERASHAGGEPHGCSECGRSFGQLVGLKRHKQRHSRERPYACGQCDKTFCWFTGLQRHARSHVGDKSYLCTECGKCFGQSGDLKRHQKIHTGERLYLCTDCGKSFNRLSSLRQHQRIHTGEKPYGCTECGKRFSYSEQLKVHLRTHTGEKPFLCTECGESFRQSGDLKRHERKHTGVRPCRCDECGKSFSRPNSLKAHQLLHKGERPYRCPQCDKCFIRTGHLRRHVKKMHS; encoded by the exons ATGGCGATGCCGGACAGTCCAG GAATGAAGCCCAATATATCCTTGCTGATGTGtcaagagagggagggggaggagtctgttTTGTCTCCTGGAGCCAACAGCACATCAGATGAGGAGTGGCATCCTGCTACTGACAGGCCGCAAGCAg ATGTCACAGGGCTGTCGAGGAGAGAGAAGTgtctgaaagaaaacagaagtcTTCCCCAATGTCCAGTGTTGGAACAGAGTGAGGAGGAGCCCAAGGATCAGTTCTGTGATGATCAGTTCT ACTGTGAGGAGTGCCAGTCCTTCTACCTGGAAGAGTGTGAGACCCACGgccctccctccttcactcATGACTCCCCGACTCCACTTGGGGTTCCTCAGAGAGCCCTGCTCACTCTTCCCCCGGGCTTGGTGATTGGCCGGTCCAGCATTCCAGGGGCAGGCCTGGGGGTGTTTAACCAGGGACAGCAAGTGCCTGTTGGAATGCATTTCGGACCATTTGAGGGAGAGGTGACCAACAGGGAAAAGGCCATAGAGAGTAGCTACTCATGGGTG ATTTGCCGGAAGAATAACCAGTATGAGTATATTGATGCTACACGAGATTCTCACTCCAACTGGATGAG GTACGTGAGCTGCGCTCACAATGAAGAGGATCAGAATCTGGTGGCTTTCCAGCACAGGGGGCGTGTCCTGTTCCGGTGTCTCCGCCCCATCCCCCCTGGGCACGAGCTCTTGGTGTGGTATGCAGATGAGTACGCCCAGGAGCTGGGCATCATCTGGGACTCCCTCTGGAACAAAAAGTGCACTTCAGCAGGTAGCT TTGCGTCGACAGACGAGCCCTCGAATGTCTTCCCCTGTACCCAGTGCCAGTTCTCCTTCGCTGCAGAAGTCTACCTCTACAAGCACATCAAGCGCTCTCATCCTGAGGAGTTCGCGAAGCTCCAGGGGTCGGGGCCTATCAGGCCCGCGAGTCGCGTTCCTCTCTGTGGCCCGATCCCGGCGCCCCCGGCCTCTAGCGAGCTCTGCACGCAGACGTCCGCCCCCGACGCTCGCGCGGCTCTCTCAGGCGCTCAGAACGGGACACGCCGCGGCCCGCTACCAAACGACCAAATTCACAGAGGCGAAGGACCGCATTTCTGCGCTCGGTGTGGGAAGGGTTCCGTTGACCCGGAAGGCCTGAGAGTTCACGAGTGTGctgagaaaggggaggggccaaaCTGCCGCAGCCAGCGCGGGAGGAGTTTCAGCGACTCGGAAAGCGCGAAGGAGCGCGAGCGCGCCGAGGCAGGGGAGAGGCCCCACCGCTGCGCCGAGTGCGGGCGGAGCTTCAGCCGCTCGTGCCACCTCAAAAGGCACGAGCGGACCATTCACGTCAAAGAGAGGCCGTACTGCTGCAGCCAGTGCGGGAAgtgcttcagccagtcggcggGGCTGAAGAGGCACCAGCAGGTCCACGCCGGGGGGAGACGGAACCACTGGAGGGCGGACGCGACGTCCGAGGTCTTCCCCTGCTCGCACTGCGCGTTCTCCTTCACGTCGGAGCTCCTCCTCCACAAGCACGCCAAGCGCCATCACCCGGAGGAGCGCCGCGAACCGCCCAAGTCCGAGTCCGACGGGGCCGAGGGCGACGCCCAGAAGCCGCTTCCGTCCCCCGAGGCCCCGCCCGATCCGGCCAGGCCCACCCCGGCTCACAGGAACTCCAGGAAAGGGCGGATCCTCAAGCGCCTCAGAGCCTCGGCGCCGGCGAAGCGCCAGAAGGCGGAGCGGCGGTTCGGCTGCCCTCGGTGCGGGAAGGGTTTCGCCGACGCCGAGGCCCTGGGGGGCCACCCGTGCGAGACGGAGGAGGGGCCGTTCCACTGCCCCGAGTGCGGGCGGAGCTTCACCCGCTCCTGCAACCTCAGGAGGCACGAGCGGACCATTCACACCAAAGAGAAGCCCTACTGCTGCAGCCAGTGCGGGAAgtgcttcagccagtcggcggGCCTGAAGAGGCACCAGCAGGTCCACGCGGACGGGCGGCGGAGCCACCCGGGCGCGGACGTGTCCGCTCAGGTCTTCTCCTGCTCGTgctgctccttctccttcaCGGCCGAGCGCTACCTGTACAAGCACAGGAAGCGGTACCACCCTCTGGAGCACCTGCGCAGGACCGGGTCGGTCAGGGTGGCTCAGGTCGGGGAGGGACCCAACTACTGCACCCAGTGCGGCAAGAGTTTCAGTTGCCTGAAAAGCCTTAAAGCTCACCACTGCATGCGGGTGGGCGAGAAGCTGTACCTCTGCACGGAGTGCGGGAAGAGCTTCTCCTGGTTCTACGGCCTCCGGCAGCACCAGCGCATCCACACCGGGGAGAAGCCGTTCGGCTGCACCCAGTGCGGGAAGCGCTTCGTCCACTCGGGCCAGCTGAACGTTCACATGCGGACCCACACCGGGGAGAAGCCCTTCCTCTGCACCGAGTGCGGCGAGAGCTTCCGCCAGTCGGGGGACCTGAAGCGGCACGAGCGGAAGCACACGGGGGTGCGGCCGTGCCGCTGCGACGAGTGCGGGAAGAGCTTCAGCCGCCCGCAGAGCCTTAAAGCGCACCAGCAGCTGCACACGGGAGAGAAACTGTACCACTGCACCGTGTGCAGCAAGAGCTTCGCTCGAAGCTGGCACCTAAGAAGACACCATCAAAAAATGCATTCC GCTCTGTGGCCACACTCCCTGCGCGCCCAGAAACGTCCCGACCACATGATAGAAGAAGAAATGCAGGCAGTCGAGCATGGATTTGGCAAAT GGCTCAAACCTTCTTCACCCTTGCTCATTTGCCGTGATGGAAATGCTAATGGAGAGGGACAGGAGTCTGTACCGTCTCCTGGAAACAACAGTACATCCGATGAAGAGTGGCACCCCAGTACTGACAGACCGCACGCAG gtgatTCAAACCCGATAAGAAGAGAGACAAGGAAACATAACAACCATCTGCACAGGTGTCCTCTTCTGGGCTgcaatggaaatgaaaatgatgctGGGGAAAAgcaagagcaggaggaagaggagactAGAAACGATGATCACTTCT ACTGTGAGGAGTGCCAGTCCTTCTACCTGGAAGAGTGTGAGACCCACGgccctccctccttcactcATGACTCCCCGACTCCACTTGGGGTTCCTCAGAGAGCCCTGCTCACTCTGCCCCCGGGCCTCATGGTTGGGCGTTCCAGAATTCCAGGGGCAGGCCTGGGGGTGTTTAACCAGGGACAGCTAGTGCCTGTTGGAATGCATTTTGGACCATTCGAGGGAGAGGTGACCAGCAGGGAAAAGGCCATAGAGAGCAGCTACTCATGGGCG ATCTGCAGGAAGAAGAACCAATATGAATATGTCGATGGTACACGAGACTCTCACTCCAACTGGATGAG GTATGTGAACTGCGCCCGTAATGAAGAGGAGCAGAATCTAGTGGCTTTCCAGCACAGGGGGCGTGTCCTGTACCGGTGTCTCCGCCCCATCCACCCAGGACAAGAGCTGTTGGTGTGGTGTGCTGACGAATACAGCAAGGAGCTGGGCGTCACCTGGTATTCTCTGTGGATCAAAAAGTGCACCGCTGCAG CTGCAAGTTTGGAGAAGCCCTCTCAGGTCCTCCTGTGTACGCAGTGCGAGTTCCCCTCCGGCGCGGAGCGCCGTCTCCAGAGGCACCCTGAGCAGGCCCGCCCGCAGGCCGACGGGGACCCCGAGCGGACCGAGCCGGGGGAGCGGGCGCACTCGTGCCGCGAGTGCAGGGAGAGCTTCGTTTCGCCGTGCGAGCTGAGGAGGCACGAGCGCGCGTCGCACGCGGGCGGCGAGCCGCACGGCTGCTCCGAGTGCGGGCGGAGCTTCGGCCAGCTCGTCGGCCTGAAGAGGCACAAGCAGCGGCACTCCCGGGAGAGGCCCTACGCCTGCGGCCAGTGCGACAAGACCTTCTGCTGGTTCACCGGCCTCCAGCGGCACGCGCGAAGCCACGTCGGCGACAAGTCCTACCTCTGCACCGAGTGCGGGAAGTGCTTCGGCCAGTCCGGGGATCTGAAGAGACACCAGAAGATTCACACGGGGGAGAGGCTGTACCTCTGCACCGACTGCGGGAAGAGCTTCAACCGGCTGAGCAGCCTCCGGCAGCACCAGCGCATCCACACGGGGGAGAAGCCGTACGGCTGCACCGAGTGCGGGAAGCGCTTCTCGTACTCGGAGCAGCTGAAGGTCCACCTGCGGACCCACACCGGGGAGAAGCCCTTCCTCTGCACCGAGTGCGGCGAGAGCTTCCGCCAGTCGGGGGACCTGAAGCGGCACGAGCGGAAGCACACGGGGGTGCGGCCGTGCCGCTGCGACGAGTGCGGGAAGAGCTTCAGCCGCCCGAACAGCCTCAAAGCGCACCAGCTGCTGCACAAAGGGGAGCGGCCCTACCGCTGCCCTCAGTGTGACAAGTGCTTCATTCGGACGGGGCATCTGAGGAGACACGTTAAAAAAATGCACTCGTGA